The Caulobacter sp. FWC26 genome contains a region encoding:
- a CDS encoding HlyD family type I secretion periplasmic adaptor subunit, producing MKPAQIKRPTDNYKGIARIGYAVIAFTFVGVLGWAAFAPLDSAVIANGVVTTTANRKTIQHLEGGMLSKILVREGERVKAGQVLFQLDPTQVNAAAGITRAQYVAFRALEARLVAERDQRPTISFPAELLTQRADPVVARALADEQSQFVERRQTIQGQVDLFNAQRDQFKSEIDGIDRQIQGLKEQLGFIQDELGDLRKIYDKGLVPRPRLLALEREQASLSGAIGKLTADRAKAIQGMGETQLKIRQIRQQFFEQVSEAIAETRVKLAEVSEREVVAADAQRRVNIVSPVNGVAQALRFFTEGAVVRPAEALVDIAPDERSFEIHAQFAPTDVDNIHEGMVTEVRLPSFHSREVPILNGKIISISHDRLTDPEGKVSYFLGVVTVDIKQLPPNLRSRVTAGMPAQVIVPTGERTVLQYLFSPLRDTLRTTMREE from the coding sequence ATGAAGCCCGCTCAGATCAAGCGTCCGACCGACAACTACAAAGGCATCGCCCGCATCGGCTATGCCGTCATCGCCTTCACCTTCGTGGGGGTCCTGGGCTGGGCCGCCTTCGCGCCGCTGGACAGCGCCGTGATCGCCAACGGCGTTGTCACCACGACCGCCAACCGCAAGACCATCCAGCACCTGGAAGGCGGCATGCTCAGCAAGATCCTAGTGCGCGAAGGCGAGCGGGTGAAGGCCGGGCAGGTGCTGTTCCAGCTGGACCCGACCCAGGTGAACGCCGCCGCCGGCATCACCCGCGCCCAGTACGTCGCCTTCCGCGCCCTCGAGGCCCGTCTCGTCGCCGAGCGCGATCAGCGCCCGACCATCAGCTTCCCGGCCGAGCTCCTGACCCAGCGCGCCGACCCGGTGGTGGCCCGCGCCCTCGCCGACGAACAGTCGCAGTTCGTCGAACGCCGCCAGACCATCCAGGGCCAGGTCGACCTGTTCAACGCCCAGCGCGATCAGTTCAAGAGCGAGATCGACGGCATCGACCGTCAGATCCAGGGGCTCAAGGAGCAACTCGGCTTCATCCAGGATGAGCTGGGCGATCTGCGCAAGATCTACGACAAGGGCCTGGTGCCCCGGCCGCGCCTGCTGGCGCTGGAGCGCGAGCAGGCCTCGCTGTCGGGCGCCATCGGCAAGCTCACCGCTGACCGGGCCAAGGCCATCCAGGGCATGGGCGAGACCCAGCTGAAGATCCGCCAGATCCGTCAGCAGTTCTTCGAACAGGTCAGCGAGGCGATCGCCGAGACCCGCGTCAAGCTGGCCGAGGTCAGCGAACGCGAAGTCGTCGCCGCCGACGCCCAGCGCCGCGTCAACATCGTCTCGCCGGTGAACGGCGTGGCCCAGGCCCTGCGCTTCTTCACCGAAGGCGCCGTGGTGCGTCCGGCCGAAGCGCTGGTCGATATCGCGCCCGACGAGCGCAGCTTCGAGATCCACGCCCAGTTTGCGCCGACCGACGTCGACAACATCCATGAGGGCATGGTCACCGAGGTGCGCCTGCCGTCGTTCCACTCGCGCGAGGTGCCGATCCTGAACGGCAAGATCATCTCGATCTCGCACGACCGCCTGACCGATCCGGAAGGCAAGGTGTCGTACTTCCTGGGCGTGGTGACGGTGGACATCAAGCAGTTGCCGCCGAACCTGCGGAGCCGCGTCACCGCCGGCATGCCGGCTCAGGTCATCGTCCCGACCGGCGAGCGCACCGTGCTGCAGTACCTGTTCTCGCCGCTGCGGGACACCCTGCGCACCACGATGCGCGAGGAGTAG
- a CDS encoding type I secretion system permease/ATPase, whose translation MIFSRRVDKPTVLDMAVVAMRPALIAAMVFSFFINILALVSPLYMLQVYDRVLSSRNVSTLVVLTLICVFLFLVYGALEALRTQVLVRGGLKFDAMARDPIFKSVLDSTLNKRGSGGQAFRDMDSVREFMTGGLIAFCDAPWTPVFIIVSWILHPFFGVLAIIASIITFGLAVMNDRATNNPVTLATMASIAAQNDASATLRNAEVMKAMGMWGGLQARWRVRRDEQVAWQAAASDAGGAVMSGIKVFRQIVQTLILGGGAYLAIKGEISPGSMIAGSILVGRALAPIEGAIGQWKGFIGARGSWDRLQAMLRAEADRTDHMDLPEPRGVLSAEAASIVPPGAQAPTMRQASFRLDAGTALAIVGPSAAGKSSLLRGIVGVWPCAAGVIRLDGYDLRQWDPEKLGRHIGYLPQDIELFSGTVAQNIARFGEFEANDVIEAAKMAGVHEMIQALPDGYDTAIGEGGASLSGGQRQRLALARALFRQPALIVLDEPNASLDQVGEAALTQAMAKLKAAGRTVVFATHKVNILSQADYIMVINQGVISDFGERDVMLAKLMGAQPPQPPQPPIPAPQRAN comes from the coding sequence ATGATTTTCTCCCGTCGCGTCGATAAGCCCACCGTCCTCGATATGGCCGTGGTGGCCATGCGGCCCGCGCTGATCGCGGCCATGGTGTTCAGCTTCTTCATCAACATCCTGGCCCTGGTCAGCCCGCTGTACATGCTGCAGGTCTATGACCGCGTGCTCAGCAGCCGCAACGTCTCGACCCTGGTCGTGCTGACCCTGATCTGCGTCTTCCTGTTCCTGGTCTATGGCGCGCTGGAAGCACTGCGCACCCAGGTGCTGGTGCGCGGCGGGCTCAAGTTCGACGCCATGGCCCGCGACCCGATCTTCAAGTCGGTGCTCGACTCCACCCTGAACAAGCGCGGCTCCGGCGGGCAGGCGTTCCGTGACATGGACTCCGTCCGCGAGTTCATGACCGGCGGCCTGATCGCCTTCTGCGACGCGCCCTGGACGCCGGTGTTCATCATCGTCTCGTGGATCCTGCACCCGTTCTTCGGCGTTTTGGCCATCATCGCCAGCATCATCACCTTCGGCCTGGCGGTGATGAACGACCGGGCCACCAACAATCCGGTGACGCTGGCCACCATGGCCTCGATCGCCGCTCAGAACGACGCCAGCGCCACGCTGCGCAACGCCGAGGTCATGAAGGCCATGGGCATGTGGGGCGGGCTGCAGGCGCGCTGGCGCGTGCGGCGCGACGAGCAGGTGGCCTGGCAGGCCGCCGCCAGCGACGCCGGCGGCGCGGTGATGTCGGGCATCAAGGTGTTCCGCCAGATCGTCCAGACCCTGATCCTGGGCGGCGGCGCCTATCTGGCCATCAAGGGCGAGATCTCGCCCGGCTCGATGATCGCCGGCTCGATCCTGGTGGGTCGCGCCCTGGCCCCCATCGAAGGCGCCATCGGCCAGTGGAAGGGCTTCATCGGCGCCCGCGGCTCGTGGGACCGCCTGCAGGCCATGCTCCGCGCCGAGGCCGACCGCACCGATCACATGGACCTGCCCGAACCGCGCGGCGTCCTGTCGGCCGAGGCCGCCTCGATCGTCCCGCCCGGCGCCCAGGCCCCGACCATGCGCCAGGCCAGCTTCCGCCTCGACGCCGGCACGGCCCTGGCCATCGTCGGCCCCAGCGCGGCGGGCAAGTCCTCGCTGCTGCGCGGCATCGTCGGCGTGTGGCCCTGCGCGGCGGGCGTGATCCGTCTCGACGGCTACGACCTGCGCCAGTGGGACCCCGAAAAGCTGGGCCGCCACATCGGCTACCTGCCGCAGGACATCGAGCTGTTCTCCGGCACCGTGGCCCAGAACATCGCCCGCTTCGGCGAGTTCGAGGCCAATGACGTGATCGAGGCCGCCAAGATGGCCGGCGTCCACGAGATGATCCAGGCCCTGCCGGACGGCTACGACACCGCCATCGGCGAAGGCGGCGCCTCGCTGTCGGGCGGCCAGCGCCAGCGCCTGGCCCTGGCCCGCGCCCTGTTCCGCCAGCCGGCGCTGATCGTGCTAGACGAACCGAACGCCAGCCTCGACCAGGTGGGCGAGGCGGCCCTGACCCAGGCGATGGCCAAGCTGAAGGCCGCCGGCCGCACGGTCGTGTTCGCCACGCACAAGGTCAACATCCTGAGCCAGGCCGACTACATCATGGTCATCAATCAGGGGGTGATCTCGGACTTCGGCGAGCGGGACGTCATGCTGGCCAAGCTGATGGGCGCGCAGCCGCCCCAGCCGCCCCAGCCGCCGATCCCCGCGCCGCAGCGCGCGAACTGA
- a CDS encoding M10 family metallopeptidase C-terminal domain-containing protein: MPYTITQLSTFFTNANAGTAPTAAQLTGLQSIANQNATGTLSDAQALQSAIDMGSDVTTAVSVQSYQFFLGFAPSVAGLKALNAAYTGSGAQAGLNGENRFIAQAVSLALQNPTAKASFTAAYGSSSVADATAAAYNVIIGNAAAAAAGVNVANAVAFLSSASSIAYFEAFVKANVPGLAAADVSLAVKAAIVGEIIYQATIFNNGAGLGSYATAANNLVKDLADDGALTADNASGISLFDNYGVSPVAQTLTLTTAADTLNGAAGADTFVATNTTLSAADSLTGGAGVDTLNYASNGNVAVNQAGFKAAGIEVYNITSDAGAGAVGGTTFDMSGVTGATRIVNDDSSFDLTLTGLNEAATLVVRNTSQSTATVNTTVNYNAAVVAGTTTSQALVLENVFDPAQAAGTASKSAVTVNGVEIFNVTGSGTTTSNLTALVSNTLTTVNIDGANGVKIDALTFAGATGTVDGSKNTGGINVVMTNSGAVNATVTGGTGADRADFSNGFATGDSFNGGAGTDTVVLSQAVATGSTGGVLTAVEVLEVSGGGTGNVNLANFASIDTVNYTSTGQANGASLQGATTITNARATLTVSQDAGTVGQTLSAGLATNGAADNLTLNINKVGAADAVGAITAANWDVIKVNVADDAAVAGQGTLTSAGLTAANATSITLASDANVTFTGAVGGAALTSFDASTVTGKIDFTATTITTAVGGATIKLGSGADRLVVTNSGTATGGDTITLGAGADTVIYTALAQSTDKSTDTITDFVSGTDKLDLIGLGLTSGVQFVGVRSSFALAQGALTTVTTDGVQAVFQADTNTLWLDLDSNGQLDQSDFRVILTGNSTITAGDLSLGLTGNSITLNALAANVNLTTQTGATGVTTNDNDTVTTTIANLNGAVALNAAAGTNDVLVVSDAGTVAIAAAVTNFEGLTLANGTNTVSAAAASTIKNITGGTGADTVTLTNFATGGAVSLGGGVDVVNGATKAFVEATGASFDGGTSGTDVDVFNVATGGIANGGTLNLTSVSNFESVAIAAAAAGVAYTIQGATAGSDGLGSGITTFSADSSNGTVSVNTTAAKVAGMTGGITSAGGGTVAVTLTTGGALDLTNVALNNTVTITGSATATTFTANSGAKALAIRGGAATTDVLNITADAGTINLNTASTGIETVNINATQTGTITINANTTAVTSGFASTVTLSGAATFTGTGAAAQTVNAANAATTANFSSTAAFTFNGNAGGAVDTVNVTGAGNGTVNGDAGNDVLSHASSGAVTFNGGAGNDSATVSGAGALTFVGAAGTDSVTVTGTGAVTFTGGADIDTVTLNATGTTVDTIVFSDGTNAGGSNGIVAVADRDVINNFNVNNDKIQLDLNATTAATGVGVQPVLQVIGAAGNANVASATADVTVFNFDLGGTTAVIGAGTDGTALIANVGTLTAANAGDTGYIVAYDNGNAYLYFYNSSAATANTAITADEIFLVGTFNGVAVGGIGAANLTLGA, from the coding sequence ATGCCTTATACGATCACCCAGCTGTCGACGTTCTTCACGAACGCGAACGCTGGCACTGCTCCGACGGCCGCTCAGCTGACCGGCCTTCAGAGCATCGCCAACCAGAACGCCACCGGCACGCTGAGCGACGCTCAAGCGCTGCAGTCGGCCATTGACATGGGCTCGGACGTCACGACGGCCGTCAGCGTCCAGTCGTACCAGTTCTTCCTCGGCTTCGCTCCGAGCGTCGCCGGTCTGAAGGCTCTGAACGCCGCTTACACCGGTTCGGGCGCCCAAGCCGGCCTGAACGGCGAAAACCGCTTCATCGCGCAAGCCGTTTCGCTGGCTCTGCAAAACCCGACCGCCAAGGCCAGCTTCACCGCCGCCTACGGTTCGTCGTCGGTCGCTGACGCCACCGCCGCTGCCTACAACGTGATCATCGGCAACGCCGCCGCTGCCGCCGCTGGCGTCAACGTCGCCAACGCCGTGGCCTTCCTGTCGAGCGCTTCGTCGATCGCTTACTTCGAAGCCTTCGTGAAGGCGAACGTCCCGGGCCTGGCCGCGGCTGACGTCTCGCTGGCCGTCAAGGCCGCCATCGTTGGCGAAATCATCTATCAAGCCACGATCTTCAACAACGGCGCTGGCCTCGGCTCGTACGCGACCGCCGCCAACAACCTGGTGAAGGACCTGGCTGACGACGGCGCTCTGACCGCCGACAACGCCAGCGGCATCTCGCTGTTCGACAACTACGGCGTGAGCCCGGTTGCTCAAACCCTGACGCTAACCACGGCTGCTGACACGCTGAACGGCGCTGCTGGCGCTGACACCTTCGTCGCCACCAACACCACCCTGTCGGCTGCTGACAGCCTGACGGGCGGCGCTGGCGTCGACACCCTGAACTACGCCTCGAACGGCAACGTCGCGGTGAACCAAGCCGGCTTCAAGGCCGCCGGTATCGAAGTCTACAACATCACCAGCGACGCTGGCGCTGGCGCTGTGGGCGGCACCACCTTCGACATGTCGGGCGTCACTGGCGCTACGCGCATCGTCAACGACGACAGCTCGTTCGACCTGACCCTGACGGGCCTGAATGAAGCCGCGACCCTGGTCGTGCGCAACACCAGCCAGTCGACGGCCACCGTCAACACGACCGTCAACTACAACGCCGCCGTCGTCGCCGGCACGACCACGAGCCAAGCCCTGGTTCTGGAAAACGTGTTCGACCCGGCTCAAGCGGCTGGTACGGCTTCGAAGTCGGCCGTGACCGTCAACGGCGTTGAAATCTTCAACGTGACGGGTTCGGGCACCACGACCTCGAACCTGACGGCTCTGGTCTCGAACACCCTGACCACCGTCAACATCGACGGCGCGAACGGCGTGAAGATCGACGCCCTGACCTTCGCCGGCGCCACCGGCACCGTCGACGGTTCGAAGAACACCGGCGGCATCAACGTCGTCATGACCAACTCGGGCGCCGTCAACGCGACCGTCACGGGTGGTACGGGCGCTGACCGCGCTGACTTCTCGAACGGCTTCGCCACCGGCGACTCGTTCAACGGCGGCGCGGGCACCGACACGGTCGTCCTGAGCCAAGCCGTGGCCACCGGCAGCACCGGCGGCGTCCTGACGGCCGTTGAAGTCCTCGAAGTTTCGGGCGGCGGCACGGGCAACGTCAACCTGGCGAACTTCGCCTCGATCGACACCGTCAACTACACCAGCACCGGCCAAGCCAACGGCGCCAGCCTGCAAGGCGCGACCACGATCACCAACGCTCGTGCGACCCTCACGGTCTCGCAAGACGCTGGCACCGTCGGTCAAACCCTGTCGGCCGGTCTGGCGACCAACGGCGCTGCCGACAACCTGACGCTGAACATCAACAAGGTCGGCGCCGCTGACGCTGTTGGCGCCATCACGGCCGCCAACTGGGATGTCATCAAGGTCAACGTGGCTGACGACGCTGCTGTCGCCGGTCAAGGCACCCTGACCTCGGCTGGTCTGACCGCCGCTAACGCGACGTCGATCACGCTGGCCAGCGACGCCAATGTCACGTTCACCGGCGCTGTCGGTGGCGCGGCTCTGACCAGCTTCGACGCTTCGACCGTCACGGGTAAGATCGACTTCACCGCCACCACGATCACGACCGCCGTTGGCGGCGCGACGATCAAGCTGGGTTCGGGCGCTGACCGTCTGGTTGTCACCAACTCGGGCACCGCCACCGGCGGCGACACGATCACCCTCGGCGCTGGCGCCGACACCGTGATCTACACGGCGCTGGCTCAGTCGACCGACAAGTCGACCGACACCATCACCGACTTCGTGTCGGGCACCGACAAGCTCGACCTGATCGGCCTCGGCCTGACCAGCGGCGTGCAGTTCGTCGGCGTGCGTTCGTCGTTCGCTCTGGCTCAGGGCGCTCTGACCACCGTTACGACCGATGGCGTTCAAGCCGTGTTCCAGGCTGACACCAACACCCTGTGGCTCGACCTCGACTCGAACGGCCAGCTGGACCAGAGCGACTTCCGCGTCATTCTGACCGGCAACAGCACGATCACCGCCGGTGATCTGAGCCTGGGCCTGACGGGTAACTCGATCACGCTGAACGCGCTGGCGGCCAACGTGAACCTGACGACCCAGACGGGCGCCACCGGCGTCACCACGAATGACAACGACACCGTGACGACCACGATCGCCAACCTGAACGGCGCCGTTGCCCTGAACGCTGCCGCTGGTACGAACGACGTCCTGGTTGTTTCGGACGCCGGCACTGTCGCCATCGCGGCGGCCGTGACGAACTTCGAAGGTCTGACCCTGGCCAACGGCACGAACACCGTGTCGGCCGCTGCGGCTTCGACCATCAAGAACATCACGGGCGGCACCGGCGCCGACACCGTCACCCTGACCAACTTCGCCACCGGTGGTGCGGTTTCTCTGGGCGGCGGCGTGGACGTCGTCAATGGCGCCACCAAGGCGTTCGTTGAAGCCACCGGCGCGTCGTTCGACGGCGGCACCAGCGGTACCGATGTCGACGTCTTCAACGTGGCCACCGGCGGCATTGCCAACGGCGGTACGCTGAACCTGACGAGCGTCAGCAACTTCGAATCGGTCGCCATCGCTGCTGCTGCGGCTGGTGTTGCCTATACGATCCAGGGTGCGACCGCGGGTTCGGACGGTCTGGGTTCGGGTATCACGACGTTCAGCGCTGACTCGTCGAACGGCACTGTCAGCGTCAACACCACGGCTGCTAAGGTTGCCGGGATGACGGGCGGCATCACCAGCGCCGGCGGTGGCACCGTTGCTGTGACGCTGACGACTGGTGGCGCTCTCGACCTGACGAACGTTGCCTTGAACAACACGGTGACGATCACGGGTTCGGCTACGGCGACGACCTTCACGGCTAACTCGGGTGCTAAGGCTCTGGCTATCCGTGGCGGCGCCGCCACCACCGACGTGCTGAACATCACGGCGGACGCTGGCACCATCAACCTGAACACGGCTTCGACGGGTATCGAAACCGTCAACATCAACGCCACGCAAACGGGCACCATCACGATCAACGCCAATACCACGGCGGTGACGTCTGGTTTTGCTTCGACCGTGACGCTCTCGGGTGCTGCTACCTTTACGGGTACGGGCGCTGCTGCTCAGACCGTTAACGCTGCTAACGCGGCGACGACGGCGAACTTCTCGAGCACGGCCGCGTTCACGTTCAACGGTAACGCCGGTGGCGCTGTCGACACTGTCAACGTGACGGGCGCCGGTAACGGCACCGTGAACGGTGACGCCGGTAACGACGTTCTGAGCCATGCCTCTTCGGGCGCTGTGACTTTCAACGGCGGTGCTGGTAACGACTCGGCCACTGTTTCGGGCGCGGGCGCTCTGACCTTCGTCGGCGCCGCTGGCACCGACTCGGTCACCGTCACCGGCACCGGTGCGGTCACCTTCACGGGTGGTGCTGACATCGACACGGTTACGCTGAACGCCACGGGTACCACCGTTGACACGATCGTGTTCAGCGATGGCACGAACGCGGGTGGTAGCAACGGTATCGTCGCGGTTGCCGACCGTGACGTGATCAACAACTTCAACGTCAACAACGATAAGATCCAGCTGGACCTCAACGCCACCACCGCTGCTACCGGCGTGGGCGTCCAACCGGTTCTGCAAGTGATCGGTGCTGCCGGTAACGCCAACGTCGCTTCCGCGACCGCTGACGTCACGGTGTTCAACTTCGACCTCGGCGGCACGACCGCTGTGATCGGTGCGGGCACCGACGGTACCGCTCTGATCGCTAACGTCGGTACGTTGACGGCCGCCAACGCCGGCGACACCGGCTACATCGTGGCCTACGACAACGGTAACGCTTACCTGTACTTCTACAACTCGAGCGCTGCCACCGCTAACACGGCGATCACCGCGGACGAGATCTTCCTCGTCGGTACCTTCAACGGCGTCGCCGTTGGTGGCATCGGTGCGGCCAACCTCACCCTGGGTGCCTAA
- a CDS encoding helix-turn-helix transcriptional regulator yields MYGNPQRRSAPEVQDLRREGGRWLKEMREAAGLSQRQLAAKVGADYYTFISQLETGRGRIPPDRYRDWAAALGTPERAFVRELMRFYDPITYEILFGEE; encoded by the coding sequence ATGTACGGCAACCCACAACGTCGCAGCGCCCCGGAGGTCCAGGACCTTCGCCGCGAAGGCGGTCGATGGCTGAAGGAGATGCGCGAGGCCGCCGGCCTGTCGCAGCGCCAGCTGGCCGCAAAGGTCGGCGCCGACTATTACACCTTCATCTCGCAGCTGGAGACCGGCCGCGGCCGCATTCCGCCGGACCGCTATCGGGACTGGGCGGCGGCTCTGGGCACGCCGGAGCGAGCGTTCGTGCGGGAGCTGATGCGGTTTTACGATCCCATCACCTACGAAATCCTGTTCGGCGAAGAATAG
- a CDS encoding FkbM family methyltransferase, which produces MAPAPSWSAEVAPSGAEQAPSPADGAPTAAAAPGRRRLALPRRIAARLFGRVADYGRRYLQAPVLHELGEQRALSHALLDELRHTRLHVVQLERQLEALAVEHGRSVSALAALANGHGQQLTAMLAAQDALALRQERMAEEQGQIARTHSERLFAIEGIAATSVTHLETLPALFGPRFDELEIKQRPLIAYDDESMAIRMRDGYVMAPRHLPTFVTMLANATSRGLEPGTGDVLRRLIQPGMVVADVGANIGLLTLVMAWATGPSGRVIAFEPEAVPRSNLEKMKHLNGLSWVEVRDQAVGESAGRLTFHVSDIIGHSSLYALPDAEEARTVEVEVVRLDDVAPAQRLDVVKIDVEGAELDVLAGMKGVIAKNPDLAVVAEFGPEHLKRVGQTPAQWFKAFGDAGFTPYMIDETRSDCVKTNAKAAAKVVSANIAFVRAGGDAEKRLLNR; this is translated from the coding sequence ATGGCGCCCGCGCCGTCGTGGAGCGCCGAGGTCGCGCCGTCGGGCGCCGAGCAAGCCCCCTCGCCCGCCGATGGCGCACCGACGGCCGCAGCCGCGCCGGGGCGTCGCCGTCTGGCGCTACCTCGCCGGATCGCCGCCCGACTGTTCGGCCGCGTCGCCGACTATGGGCGGCGATATCTGCAGGCCCCCGTACTACATGAACTGGGCGAGCAACGCGCGCTGAGCCATGCCTTGCTGGACGAGCTGCGCCATACGCGGCTTCACGTCGTTCAGCTCGAGCGACAACTGGAAGCGCTGGCGGTCGAGCACGGCCGATCCGTCTCGGCCCTGGCCGCTCTGGCCAACGGTCATGGCCAGCAGCTGACCGCAATGCTGGCGGCGCAGGACGCCTTGGCCTTGCGGCAGGAGCGCATGGCCGAAGAGCAGGGCCAGATCGCGCGGACGCACTCGGAGCGCCTGTTCGCGATCGAGGGGATCGCCGCGACCTCCGTCACCCATCTTGAGACCCTGCCCGCCCTGTTCGGCCCGCGCTTCGATGAGCTGGAGATCAAGCAGCGGCCGCTGATCGCCTATGACGACGAGTCGATGGCGATCCGCATGCGCGACGGCTACGTGATGGCGCCGCGCCATTTGCCGACCTTCGTCACCATGCTGGCCAACGCCACCAGCCGAGGCCTCGAGCCGGGGACCGGCGACGTGCTGCGTCGCCTGATCCAGCCGGGCATGGTGGTGGCCGATGTCGGCGCCAATATCGGCCTCCTCACCCTGGTCATGGCCTGGGCGACCGGCCCCAGCGGTCGCGTCATCGCCTTCGAGCCGGAGGCCGTGCCCCGCTCAAACCTCGAAAAAATGAAACATCTCAATGGCCTGTCTTGGGTCGAGGTGCGCGATCAGGCCGTGGGCGAAAGCGCTGGTCGCCTGACGTTCCACGTCAGCGACATCATCGGCCACAGCTCGCTCTACGCCCTGCCCGACGCTGAGGAAGCCCGCACCGTCGAGGTCGAGGTCGTGCGCCTGGACGACGTGGCGCCGGCCCAGCGGCTGGATGTGGTCAAGATCGACGTCGAGGGCGCCGAGCTGGACGTTCTGGCCGGCATGAAGGGCGTGATCGCCAAGAACCCGGACTTGGCTGTCGTCGCCGAGTTTGGGCCCGAGCACTTGAAGCGGGTCGGCCAGACGCCGGCCCAGTGGTTCAAGGCGTTCGGCGACGCGGGCTTCACCCCCTACATGATCGACGAGACCCGCAGCGACTGCGTAAAGACCAACGCCAAGGCCGCCGCCAAGGTCGTTTCGGCCAACATCGCCTTCGTGCGCGCCGGCGGCGACGCCGAGAAGCGCCTGCTGAACCGCTAG
- a CDS encoding glycosyltransferase family 4 protein, translated as MKICWVTPFVLRSSIGRVSAEVAKQLAARGHQVEILRCEDQNDPAEPLHPTALPVHHWRSYDLNRLRAEFDVVVVNIGDNYPFHAGVFAILDAAPCLGIFHDFYIYNLFSGWLYYNGLDYRRHDAEIVATYGPAAQPYAVAVRSGQMLDMGEIAQHLPMTEWLAGRCEAALAHAHFYAPKLEAVCLGPVAVTPLCCPDRATPPGPPKAKSQLTITTVGVMNPNKRVADVIQALGGSEALKACVYRLVGPISDEERTRLEALALEVGFENLVIDGAVDDDTLDRRLDEADIMVALRKPVLEGASGSACEGMLSGRPTVVARAGFYGELPDDLVFKIDGDIAVDELRSTLERLVSDDALRRDTGKAARAWALETLNAARYAEAVETLAQAEVTSRPLLAVGRRIGGELKAMGLPAEDPAAARIGATLQKLFAPLPQ; from the coding sequence ATGAAGATCTGCTGGGTGACGCCCTTCGTCCTGCGCTCGTCCATTGGCCGTGTCAGCGCCGAGGTCGCCAAGCAGCTCGCCGCGCGCGGGCACCAGGTCGAGATCCTGCGCTGCGAGGACCAGAACGATCCGGCCGAGCCGCTGCATCCGACCGCCCTGCCCGTCCACCACTGGCGTAGCTACGATCTGAACCGCCTGCGGGCCGAGTTCGACGTCGTCGTGGTCAATATCGGCGACAACTATCCCTTCCACGCCGGCGTCTTCGCGATCTTGGACGCCGCGCCGTGCCTAGGGATCTTTCACGACTTCTACATCTACAACCTGTTCTCGGGCTGGCTGTACTACAACGGCCTGGACTATCGGCGTCACGACGCCGAGATCGTGGCCACCTACGGGCCGGCCGCGCAGCCGTACGCGGTGGCCGTGCGCTCGGGCCAGATGCTGGACATGGGCGAGATCGCCCAGCACCTGCCGATGACCGAATGGCTGGCGGGCCGCTGCGAGGCCGCGTTGGCGCACGCTCATTTCTACGCGCCGAAGCTGGAAGCCGTTTGCCTTGGCCCCGTCGCGGTGACGCCGCTGTGCTGCCCCGATCGCGCGACCCCGCCGGGACCGCCCAAGGCGAAGTCGCAGCTCACCATCACGACCGTCGGCGTGATGAACCCCAACAAGCGAGTCGCCGACGTCATCCAGGCGCTGGGCGGATCCGAGGCGCTGAAGGCCTGCGTCTACCGCCTGGTCGGGCCGATCTCCGATGAAGAGCGCACGCGGCTCGAAGCGCTCGCGCTTGAGGTCGGCTTCGAGAACCTGGTCATCGACGGCGCCGTGGACGACGACACCCTGGACCGACGCCTGGACGAGGCCGACATCATGGTCGCGCTGCGCAAGCCGGTGCTGGAAGGCGCTTCGGGCTCGGCCTGCGAAGGCATGCTCAGCGGCCGCCCGACGGTGGTCGCCCGCGCCGGCTTCTACGGCGAACTGCCCGACGACCTCGTGTTCAAGATCGACGGTGACATCGCGGTCGACGAGCTGCGATCGACGCTGGAGCGACTGGTTTCCGACGACGCCCTGCGGCGCGACACCGGCAAGGCCGCCCGGGCCTGGGCGCTTGAGACCCTCAACGCCGCGCGATACGCCGAAGCGGTCGAGACCCTGGCGCAAGCCGAAGTCACCAGCCGCCCGCTGCTAGCGGTTGGCCGGCGCATCGGAGGCGAACTGAAAGCCATGGGCCTGCCGGCGGAAGACCCCGCCGCGGCGCGCATCGGGGCGACCTTGCAGAAGCTCTTCGCGCCCTTGCCGCAGTAG